The sequence below is a genomic window from Thermoplasmata archaeon.
TGAGGGAAATCAGGCGAAGCCGGCGGCGTCGCGATCCCGTTTGTCCGGACGGGAGTAGGGTTCGGCGGTGATGCCGAGCTGGGTCGAGATGGCGCGGAACGTCTGGACCAGCTGGTCGATCGAGCGGGCGAGCTCGCGTTGCTCGCTCCGCATCACCTTCAGCTCCTCCCGGAGCTCGCGCAGCTCCACTTCCCAGCGGTCCTTCTCCGTACCGAGCGCCATGATCGCGCCGACAGGTCGGCACCGTACATAGCCCGTCCCCCGGGGCAAAGGTCGGGCGGCTCGCGCGCTCCTAGGTGCGGGTACCGGAGGGGCCGAACGGGGAGTCCGACGCCCCCTTCTCCACGAAGGGGACCCAGGCCTCCTTGGCGGCCGAGTAGTCGACGCGTTGGAGCTCGACCACGAAGCTCTTCAGCAGGTCGCCCGCGACGGGGCGGACGGAGACGGCGTAGACGTAGATCCCGAAGCCCATGAACTCGCTCACGCGGCGGAGCACCTCGGCGAGGTCCTCGCGCGGCACCGTCACGCGCACCGAGGTCTCCCCCAGCAGCGTCGAGAACTCGTCGACATCGAACGGCCGCTCGAGCGAGATCAGCGGCATCGGTGCCGAGGCCCCCGGGGGGGACCCCGCGGCCGGGGGCGACGCGGCCGTCGCGGCGGGCCGGGCGGGGGCCGGAGGACCCTGGACCGAGAGCGACGGGTCTTTGGGAGGGTAGCGATCCAGGACCGCCGACCCCGCTTTGCCGACGAAGCCGGACGAGCGGCGGGTCCCTCGGCGCGTCGAGGCCCGCCGCGTCCGCGGCTTCGCTCGGGACCTCGCGGGCATGGCCGTCCCGAGACGACCACCTGGCAGCCCATAAGCCATCCGGCGTCCGCCTTCCATCACGCGCCGCGCCTCCGGGCGTTGGCGCCCGTGGCCCACGGAGCCCGGGGGAGTGTTCGGTCGGCCCGGAATCGGTGTAGGCCCTCCGGGGGTACACAGACGGCCGTCGAGGCACGCGCCGACCTCGGGGAGTCGGGGTTGTAGCGAATAACACCGTGCGACTCCACGTCACGGCCCGCGAGTTTTGTCGCCGCCCGCACGACACATCAATTATGTAGGACAGAGTGGGTGGCCAGCCCAAGGCCGAGCCGAGTCGGAAGGCTGGCCGATTGGGAGAACAGGAAATGCCGGCGCGCGTGATGAAGGAGTTCCAGGCCCCCCGCGGCCTTCCGAGGAAGACGGCGTCCGTCTGTCCGGAGTGCATCAAGGTCATTCCCGCGATCGTCCGCGAGAAGGACGGCCGCGTCATCATGGAAAAGACGTGCCGGACGCACGGGTACTTCTGGGACATCATCTCGAACGACGTCGACTTCTACCTCCGGATGGAGGTGTACGCCCACGACGGGGTCGGCTACGAGAACCCGTACTACGACAAGTTCCGCGGCTGCCCGACCACCTGCGGGATGTGCAGCCACCACAAGTCGCACACGGGCCTCGCCCTGCTCGATCTGACGAACCGCTGCAACCTGAAGTGCCCGGTCTGTTTCGCGAACGCGAACGCGGCCGGCTACGTCTACGAGCCGACGCGCGAACAGATCCACTTCATGCTCAAGACCCTCCGGGAGCAGAAGCCGGTCGGCACGGTCGCCGTCCAGTTCTCGGGCGGGGAGCCGACGCTGAGCCCCCTCTTCCTCGACGCGGTCTCAATGGCCCGTGACCTCGGCTTCAAGCAGATCCAGGTCGCGACCAACGGGATCCGGGTGGCCAACGAGCCCGGCTTCGCTCAGGCGTGCCGGGAGTCGGGGCTGCACACTCTCTATCTCCAGTTCGATGGTCTCGACGACGAGATCTATCGCAAGGTGCGGGGGGTCCCGCTGCTGAAGGTCAAGCAGAAGGCGATCCAGGCCGCGCGGGAGACCCACTCCTCCGCGGCAGAGCTCGCGGCCGGCAAGCCGGACAAGCCGCTGAGCGTCGTGCTCGTGCCGACCCTCGTCGGCGGCTTCAACGAGAAGGAGATCTGGCCGACGGTCAAGTTCGCCATCGACAACATCGACGTGGTTCGGGGGGTCAACTTCCAGCCGGTCGCGCTCACCGCCCGTATCCCCGACAAGGACCGCTTCCAGATGCGGTTCACCCAGTCGGACCTGGTCCGTATCCTCTGCACGGAGGGCCCGTTCGAGAAGTCGGACTTCTTCCCGGTCCCGTCGGTCGCCCCGATCTCGGAGCTCGTCTCGATCATCCACGGCGAGGAGAAG
It includes:
- a CDS encoding radical SAM protein, producing MPARVMKEFQAPRGLPRKTASVCPECIKVIPAIVREKDGRVIMEKTCRTHGYFWDIISNDVDFYLRMEVYAHDGVGYENPYYDKFRGCPTTCGMCSHHKSHTGLALLDLTNRCNLKCPVCFANANAAGYVYEPTREQIHFMLKTLREQKPVGTVAVQFSGGEPTLSPLFLDAVSMARDLGFKQIQVATNGIRVANEPGFAQACRESGLHTLYLQFDGLDDEIYRKVRGVPLLKVKQKAIQAARETHSSAAELAAGKPDKPLSVVLVPTLVGGFNEKEIWPTVKFAIDNIDVVRGVNFQPVALTARIPDKDRFQMRFTQSDLVRILCTEGPFEKSDFFPVPSVAPISELVSIIHGEEKMTLTTHPGCGCATFAFVSKDGSKITALPRFMDVDGFFESVEGMIEKYRDARFARVRSAVAGAKLLHDVSKFFDFERAPEGLTEKDCARLIAGIFTEGNKEALAKFTWRTLYIGNMHFQDAYDYDIQRLMRCDIHYSVPDGRIIPFCSYNSGPIYRTEVEKKFSIPIPDWQAAKTGAGKTLKTIETMGVNGEVIVDPEYYKVRALKGAPGMSS